The stretch of DNA tcaagcacacaacgagctcctgcaacgagtcccggctgaaagggcatcacaccaaacaacgggcggatgacgacattaacagcaaactgtctcctgcaaagtcttgcaaagttcttttttccccttccttgggctgcttgttgctgctgtttctttgcacttgttgtgctgctgctgcagattcgagcttgttctgatttttcaaactggataagagaggtgcaccggtcctggaggtactgcaataccaggtcgatgcgtggagtggacagagcaagctcttcttccatctccctgttccaaaaatccatttaatatatggtccccagataggggacgtatcagatattaaactgataagaacagattttttttttattgaaaaatatactttattatatatatataatataaatatacaaaaaacaaacatttccgtttttcattcattcattgcaTTCACATTATACTTTCAAAATAAAGCAATGGAGGTAGAGGGGGAGTGGATGGGGGGTGGGAGATGGGGAAAGGGATGTGGAATTTGAAACGCCCAAAGCTTTATTTTCCACTTAAACTTAGACAacaggggagggagggggagaaggagaggggtttTTAGTCCTCTTCTTCCTCAAGGCTGTCCCGGATGTTGTAGTCCCGGAGCAGACTGTGAATCAGTCTGCGGCAATCTTGGATTGTCATCCTCTCTCTCCTCAGAATGAGGCAGTTCCTGGAATACCATAAAACGTCCTTAAAAGAGTTCATAAGGCGCCAGGCATCCTGAATTGCCCCTTCCGTGTGAGTACCCTGGAAAAGCCCATAAAGCACCGCATGGTGCGTAAGCAAGTTCCTGGGCACACAGTCTTTGAGTTCATGTTCCAGGGCATCAAGCAGGACCTGAGCAAACTGGCAATCCCAAAAGGTGTGCAAAGATGTTTCCTCATAAAGGATGCACCGTGGGCAATGCCGGTACCTGCACAGGTTACGGGCATGCATGAATGTTCTGAGGGGCAACCCCCCCTGTATGGCCATCCATGACATGTCCTTGTGCTTGTTGGACAGGCTGTCTGAAGAAACATTTCCCCAAACAACCTTGACTGTGTCCTCTGGGAGCCCTGGAatagactccatcttgtctttggCTCTGATCAACTTGTGGATTGTCTTTGGTTTCCACAAATCGGGCTTGACTCCCTCCAGTTGGTGTTCCCTCACAAACTTTGTAACATCCAGGTAGAACCAAGGGGTGTTCCAGTTGTAAGGGTAGGAGCTGTCCCACTTGTCCCACCCCAGCGAACGCCAAAGTGGAAGAAGAAAAAAGCGGGACATGGAGCTGCCAACAGAGTCCTTTTCTTTGCCGGTGATCGTCTGGCGGATGCAGTTACATACGAAGAAACTCCTCAGCAGGGTGGGGATGTCAGGGACTCCTTTTCCACCTTTGCAGGGGGCCTTGTACATAACTGACCGCTTTACTCTGTCCATCTTGGAGCCCCAGATGAAGTGGAAGACTGCCCTTGTGATGGCCCTGCAGACCGTAGCCAGCGGAGGCCATGCTTGGGCCATGTACTGCAGGACAGGAAGAATCTCATTCCGCAGCACCAGTGTCTTCCCTTCGATGGTGAGGTCTCTGAGACTCCAGAGGCCAATCTTTTGTCTGACCTTTGCCATTCTCTCCTCCCAGCACTTCAGGGCAGCGCCCTCACCGCCAAACCAGACTCCGAGGATCTTAATGAAGTCGGCTTTGATGGAAAAGGGGACATTGTCAGAAGCCAGGTTCCAGTCTCCGAAGAGGAGGGTCTCTGACTTCCCGCAGTTGACTTTGGCTCCTGAAGCTTTGCTGAAGTCCTCGCAGGTCTGGACGAGCGATCTCACCGACTGCTGGTCTGCGCAGAAGACGGTCACGTCGTCCATGTACAGCGAGCACTTGATCTGGGATCTGGCGGGTCCTGGTGCGGTGATCCCTCTGATCTCTGGATTCCGTCGGATGCACTCGGCGAAGAGCTCTATGCAACAGACAAAAAGAAGAGGTGAAAGAGGGCAGCCTTGTCTGACCCCAGAGAGGACAGGGAAGGGGTCAGTTTTCCAGCCGTTCACCAACACCAAGCTGAAAATATCACGGTACATTAGACTGACATAAgaacaaaacatttcacccagccCAAACCTACGCAGGACCTTGTTCATAAAGACGTGGGACACACGATCAAAGGCTTTTTCCTGATCAAGACTGACCAGGGCCGCGTGTACACGGCGGTCCTTGATGTAGTGCACCGTGTCCCTAATGAGAGCAAGGCTGTCTGCAATCCTGCGCCCGGGAATACCGCAGGTTTGGTCCGGATGGACGATCTGTCCGATGACAGTCTTTAGCCGGTTGGCTAGTACCTTGGCGAGGATCTTGTAGTCCACATTCAGGAGAGAGATGGGCCGCCAATTTTTAAGGTCGCATCTCTCCCCCTTCTGCTTATACAAGATCGTGATCATTCCTTCCCTCAGCGACTGAGGCATTTTGCCCTCCACGGCCATCTCCTCGTACAGCTCGAGCAGGTCCGGGCCAATGAGGTCCCACAGCGCTACATAGAGCTCCGCTGGGAGACCGTCACTGCCCGGGGTCCTGTCTCGCCTAAAGGATTTGGCAGCAGAGTGCAACTCCTCCAAGGCCAAGGGGGCATTGgtggctgaaagacctgcaggatCAAAAAGGTTAGTGATACCTGACAGGAACTTCTCAGCCGATGTTTCGTCTGTTTCCTTTTCCTTGTAGAGGGAGCTGTAGTAGTCTGTGACCACTTCCATCACTCCCTCCTTACCTGACTTCAGGGTGCC from Xenopus tropicalis strain Nigerian chromosome 8, UCB_Xtro_10.0, whole genome shotgun sequence encodes:
- the LOC108648373 gene encoding uncharacterized protein LOC108648373, with the translated sequence MGSFNLFTINVRSIKDLMRRQTIFAFLDNQNCNVYMLQECAFPFSRSYKHLMRQWTHGPSYWSGGNSCKSAGVAILIRGSLFTVDSVLELVCGRLLVVDGSWAGEPVRLINVYASPEKGERLELLQTLRAQLATTRAVVLGGDFNCPIEEDGRSTSNGAKLDVTSKLLKEMVTEASLKDAVGSIGNGTVNYSWCRPDGSVRSRIDFVFTSRTIKQTRYAMVPCFFSDHRAIHFQGSLGCGFPPGPGSWKLNCELLGREEVMQELRDAYIWWRNEKCCFNNVSDWWEFVKVQLRSFFQVKGRRQACERRRNFKRLQRDLQSLQDLQRCGWDVRKDLEETKEGLKGHFAEESRRIIFRSKVEHLEKGEKCNSFFFRKLHSGHTPLTELRDETGTLKSELFAECIRRNPEIRGITAPGPARSQIKCSLYMDDVTVFCADQQSVRSLVQTCEDFSKASGAKVNCGKSETLLFGDWNLASDNVPFSIKADFIKILGVWFGGEGAALKCWEERMAKVRQKIGLWSLRDLTIEGKTLVLRNEILPVLQYMAQAWPPLATVCRAITRAVFHFIWGSKMDRVKRSVMYKAPCKGGKGVPDIPTLLRSFFVCNCIRQTITGKEKDSVGSSMSRFFLLPLWRSLGWDKWDSSYPYNWNTPWFYLDVTKFVREHQLEGVKPDLWKPKTIHKLIRAKDKMESIPGLPEDTVKVVWGNVSSDSLSNKHKDMSWMAIQGGLPLRTFMHARNLCRYRHCPRCILYEETSLHTFWDCQFAQVLLDALEHELKDCVPRNLLTHHAVLYGLFQGTHTEGAIQDAWRLMNSFKDVLWYSRNCLILRRERMTIQDCRRLIHSLLRDYNIRDSLEEEED